From one Luteipulveratus mongoliensis genomic stretch:
- a CDS encoding response regulator transcription factor: MTSSAPLRIAAVNDYDVVVAGLHAMLRRYARRVCVVELDTNVAVAQRVDIALYDTFAQTQDNGSEIMRLLRNPRVGAVVVYTWNFQPEVVQASIDRGVRGYVSKTLAANALVDVLEQVHAGEVVVSPTPGNGLVTGEWPGREEGLTPREAEVLGLITQGLSNNDIAAQTHLSINSVKSYIRTAYRKIEVTSRSQAVLWGVRHGFEPDQTRLRPPTHDGSTRLA, from the coding sequence GTGACCTCATCTGCACCCCTGCGCATCGCCGCTGTGAACGACTATGACGTGGTCGTGGCGGGTCTGCACGCCATGCTGCGTCGCTACGCCCGCCGCGTCTGCGTCGTCGAGCTCGACACCAATGTCGCGGTGGCGCAGCGCGTCGACATCGCGTTGTACGACACCTTCGCTCAGACCCAGGACAACGGCTCGGAGATCATGCGGCTGCTGCGCAACCCGAGGGTCGGAGCAGTGGTGGTCTACACCTGGAACTTCCAGCCGGAGGTGGTCCAGGCCTCGATCGATCGTGGCGTGCGCGGCTACGTGTCCAAGACGCTTGCTGCCAATGCGCTGGTCGACGTCCTCGAGCAGGTACATGCCGGCGAGGTCGTCGTCTCGCCGACGCCCGGCAACGGGCTGGTCACGGGGGAGTGGCCCGGGCGCGAAGAAGGGCTCACGCCGCGCGAGGCCGAGGTGCTCGGGCTGATCACGCAGGGCCTGTCCAACAACGACATCGCCGCCCAGACCCACCTCTCGATCAACTCGGTGAAGTCCTACATCCGCACGGCCTATCGCAAGATCGAGGTCACCAGCCGCAGTCAGGCGGTGCTGTGGGGTGTCCGGCACGGGTTCGAGCCCGACCAGACCCGGTTGCGCCCGCCGACGCACGACGGGTCCACCCGGCTCGCCTGA
- the ligD gene encoding non-homologous end-joining DNA ligase, which yields MASKGGSPATELTVGERTVRISNPDRVYFPTRGETKLDLANYYLSVGDGIVNALRERPCMLHRYPTGVTGEKVHQKRIPRGAPDWVETVELHFPRYNRTADEVCVTELGSVIWAVQMSTVEFHPWNSRRADTERPDEWRIDLDPMPDCPFDRVRRTAHVAHEVLDELGVQGFPKTSGGSGLHIYVRIEPEWGFADVRRAAHAFAREVERRTPKEVTTTWWRKDRDPTTVFVDYNQNTRDHTIASAYSVRGNPEATVSTPIRWDEVDDVEPQELTIATVPARYAELGDLHADIDAKAYRLDTLLEWADRDEAEGAETPPEDD from the coding sequence ATGGCGAGCAAAGGCGGCTCACCCGCCACCGAGCTGACCGTGGGCGAGCGCACCGTGCGCATCTCCAACCCCGACCGCGTCTACTTCCCGACGCGCGGCGAGACCAAGCTCGACCTCGCGAACTACTACCTCTCCGTGGGCGACGGCATCGTCAACGCGTTGCGCGAGCGGCCGTGCATGCTGCACCGCTACCCCACGGGTGTCACCGGCGAGAAGGTCCACCAGAAGCGCATCCCTCGCGGCGCACCCGACTGGGTCGAGACCGTCGAGCTGCACTTCCCGCGCTACAACCGGACGGCCGACGAGGTCTGCGTGACCGAGCTGGGCTCCGTGATCTGGGCCGTCCAGATGTCGACCGTCGAGTTCCACCCGTGGAACTCCCGCCGCGCCGACACCGAGCGTCCCGACGAATGGCGCATCGATCTCGACCCGATGCCGGACTGCCCGTTCGACCGAGTCCGCCGCACCGCGCATGTCGCTCACGAAGTGCTGGATGAGCTTGGTGTTCAAGGGTTTCCGAAGACATCCGGCGGGTCGGGCCTGCACATCTATGTGCGCATCGAGCCCGAGTGGGGCTTCGCTGACGTACGCCGCGCGGCGCACGCGTTCGCGCGCGAGGTGGAGCGTCGTACGCCGAAGGAAGTCACGACCACGTGGTGGCGCAAGGACCGCGACCCGACCACGGTGTTCGTCGACTACAACCAGAACACCCGCGACCACACGATCGCGAGCGCTTACTCCGTGCGGGGCAACCCGGAGGCGACGGTGTCGACGCCGATCCGCTGGGATGAGGTCGACGACGTCGAGCCGCAGGAGCTGACCATCGCGACCGTGCCGGCGAGGTATGCCGAGCTGGGTGACCTGCACGCGGACATCGACGCGAAGGCGTACCGGTTGGACACGCTGCTGGAGTGGGCGGACCGCGACGAGGCCGAAGGCGCCGAGACCCCGCCCGAGGACGACTGA
- a CDS encoding LysR family transcriptional regulator, whose product MFDLQRLRALHAVRQHGSVAAAAEALGFTPSAVSQQITKLEREVHSPLLEKAGRGVILTDAGVVLADATERILGTTEQANAALEELRTGVSGTLRVLCFSSAIRGLAAPALGELRRTAPDLVVNLEETLLSNAEHRVEGGHADVAITHDWVDAPIEVPGHLTQSPLMEDPVDILLPCEHPLAGRASLSLDDLLDAPWIIDTNDASICSRWLRNQMSARGHSADVVHRVDEYPSQIALVSAGLGISTLPRLGRPEMPDSVRVVPLRGDRPVRRIFSICRRSSSRRPAIRTLTEALRTQAVRTVEASTPAAAS is encoded by the coding sequence ATGTTCGACCTTCAGCGCTTACGCGCTCTGCACGCCGTCCGGCAGCACGGATCCGTCGCCGCGGCGGCCGAAGCCCTGGGCTTCACACCGTCCGCGGTGAGCCAGCAGATCACCAAGCTCGAGCGCGAGGTGCACTCGCCGTTGCTGGAGAAGGCGGGCCGCGGCGTGATCCTGACCGACGCCGGTGTAGTCCTCGCCGACGCGACCGAACGCATCCTCGGCACGACCGAGCAGGCCAACGCCGCGCTCGAAGAGCTGCGCACCGGCGTCTCCGGCACACTGCGAGTTCTGTGCTTCTCCAGTGCAATTCGCGGACTGGCGGCTCCCGCCCTCGGCGAACTCCGGCGTACGGCACCCGACTTGGTCGTCAACCTTGAGGAGACCTTGCTCTCCAACGCCGAGCATCGGGTCGAGGGCGGTCACGCTGATGTCGCGATCACTCACGACTGGGTCGACGCTCCGATCGAGGTGCCGGGCCACCTGACCCAGTCGCCGCTGATGGAGGATCCGGTCGACATCCTGCTGCCGTGCGAGCACCCCCTCGCGGGTCGCGCGTCCCTGAGTCTCGACGACCTACTCGATGCGCCGTGGATCATCGATACCAACGACGCGAGCATCTGCAGCCGCTGGCTGCGCAACCAGATGTCCGCGCGTGGGCACAGCGCCGACGTCGTACACCGGGTCGATGAGTACCCGTCCCAGATCGCGCTCGTCTCCGCGGGACTCGGGATCTCGACGCTGCCACGGCTCGGTCGTCCGGAGATGCCCGACTCGGTGCGCGTCGTCCCGCTGCGCGGGGACCGGCCAGTGCGCCGGATCTTCTCGATCTGCCGCCGCTCGTCCAGTCGTCGCCCGGCGATCCGGACGCTGACCGAGGCGCTGCGGACCCAGGCGGTGCGAACCGTGGAGGCCAGCACGCCCGCCGCCGCCTCCTAG
- a CDS encoding GNAT family N-acetyltransferase: MEIRPYAESDWPDIEPILLEVVQRADTFTYDPAMTAEQLKDTWIERPPGLTVVATDGKEILGTAKMGANRVGPGSHVATASYMVGADARGRGVGRALVEHSLEWARAAGFLAIQFNAVAATNVGAVGLYEALGFTVVGTVPEAFRHPEQGLVGLHVMHRRL; encoded by the coding sequence ATGGAGATCAGGCCGTACGCCGAGTCCGACTGGCCGGACATCGAACCCATTCTTCTCGAGGTCGTCCAGCGCGCCGACACCTTCACGTACGACCCGGCGATGACGGCCGAGCAGCTCAAGGACACCTGGATCGAGCGACCGCCGGGGCTGACCGTGGTCGCTACCGACGGCAAAGAGATCCTCGGAACGGCCAAGATGGGCGCCAACCGCGTCGGCCCCGGTTCACATGTCGCGACCGCGAGCTACATGGTGGGGGCGGACGCCCGCGGCCGTGGCGTCGGACGCGCCCTCGTCGAGCACAGTCTCGAGTGGGCACGAGCTGCAGGGTTCCTGGCGATCCAGTTCAACGCGGTGGCGGCGACCAACGTCGGTGCCGTCGGGCTGTACGAGGCGCTCGGGTTCACCGTCGTCGGCACCGTGCCAGAGGCCTTCCGTCATCCGGAGCAGGGGCTCGTCGGCCTGCATGTGATGCACCGTCGGCTCTGA
- a CDS encoding DedA family protein, whose translation MLEAINSSILDLAGQPWVYAVVAALAALDAFIPPLPSESAIVALAALGTSGGVNLWLLGIVGALGALLGDTTAYAIGRRLGTDRFAWQRKPRVARTIVWAGRELERRGGLLIFTARYVPIGRVAVMLSAGATGMPVRRFLTYAFIGCTAWSAWSVLVGSVAGKVLGDNPLLAAGVGIGIALAVGLLVDRLASRRRPAAEKSDDSRVGSLV comes from the coding sequence GTGCTCGAAGCCATCAACTCGTCCATCCTCGATCTGGCAGGCCAGCCGTGGGTGTACGCCGTGGTCGCTGCGCTCGCCGCACTGGACGCCTTCATCCCGCCGCTGCCCAGCGAGTCCGCGATCGTGGCACTCGCCGCGCTCGGCACCTCAGGTGGCGTCAACCTGTGGCTGCTCGGCATCGTCGGGGCGCTCGGCGCACTGCTCGGCGACACGACGGCGTACGCCATAGGCCGACGCCTCGGCACCGATCGCTTTGCGTGGCAACGGAAGCCGAGGGTGGCTAGGACGATCGTGTGGGCCGGTCGCGAGCTCGAACGCCGCGGCGGGCTGCTGATCTTCACCGCACGCTACGTCCCCATCGGTCGGGTCGCGGTGATGCTGAGCGCCGGAGCGACAGGTATGCCCGTACGCCGCTTCCTCACCTATGCGTTCATCGGCTGCACCGCGTGGTCGGCCTGGTCGGTGCTCGTCGGATCAGTGGCGGGCAAGGTACTGGGCGACAACCCGTTGCTGGCCGCCGGAGTCGGTATCGGGATCGCCCTCGCTGTCGGACTGCTGGTCGACCGGCTCGCCTCGCGCCGCCGGCCGGCAGCTGAGAAGTCGGATGACAGCCGCGTCGGGTCCCTGGTCTAG
- a CDS encoding SRPBCC domain-containing protein, which yields MTVPDAIEREVQIAAPIDRVWALVSEPGWWINEGTIRPHKIEERDGGFAVTDEEHGEFLVRLVDSQEPHAISFGWLVNGDAENNSQNTDESNLVSTVTAFTLEEVDGGTRVRVVESGFATSDRAAEVRQRAYDENTEGWEIELKAAKSHLEGA from the coding sequence ATGACCGTCCCCGATGCCATTGAGCGTGAGGTTCAGATCGCCGCTCCCATCGACCGCGTCTGGGCCCTGGTGTCCGAGCCGGGCTGGTGGATCAACGAGGGCACGATCCGTCCGCACAAGATCGAGGAGCGCGACGGTGGTTTCGCCGTCACCGACGAGGAGCACGGCGAGTTCCTGGTCCGGCTCGTCGACTCGCAGGAGCCGCATGCGATCTCGTTCGGCTGGCTGGTCAACGGCGACGCCGAGAACAACTCGCAGAACACTGACGAGTCCAACCTCGTCTCGACCGTCACCGCCTTCACCCTGGAGGAGGTCGACGGCGGCACTCGAGTCCGGGTCGTGGAGAGCGGCTTCGCGACGAGTGACCGCGCTGCCGAGGTGCGGCAGCGGGCGTACGACGAGAACACCGAGGGCTGGGAGATCGAGCTCAAGGCGGCCAAGTCCCACCTCGAGGGCGCGTGA
- a CDS encoding ArsR/SmtB family transcription factor, which yields MTEAASGSVGESAPGSVTAVFAALADPRRREVLDVLARAGRVSATTIAADLTVTRQAVTKHLVVLVDAGLATSSRHGREVLYEVRAAPLDAAARWLQDAAAVWDRRLDALKRAAEGAD from the coding sequence GTGACCGAGGCCGCCTCGGGGTCGGTCGGTGAGTCGGCTCCGGGGTCCGTGACCGCCGTCTTCGCCGCGCTCGCCGACCCGCGCCGCCGCGAGGTGCTGGACGTGCTCGCGCGGGCGGGCCGGGTGAGCGCCACCACGATCGCCGCCGACCTCACGGTGACGCGTCAGGCCGTCACCAAGCACCTCGTCGTCCTGGTCGATGCGGGTCTGGCGACGTCGAGTCGGCACGGACGGGAGGTGCTGTACGAGGTACGCGCCGCTCCCCTCGACGCGGCCGCCCGCTGGTTGCAGGACGCGGCGGCAGTCTGGGACCGCCGGCTGGACGCCCTGAAGCGCGCCGCGGAGGGCGCGGACTAG
- a CDS encoding aldehyde dehydrogenase family protein: MTLIEEAVVTAGPISVENPSTGETIRQVPSLSEGEVDSLVYRARAAQPAWEALGFAGRRRYFKRMQKWLLEHREQIARQIHAENGKSMEEATIEVAYGVLAASFWARKAEAYLKDEHPHTSSPFAIGRRLTIRYAPLGVIGVIGPWNNPLLNNFGDVIPALAAGNAVILKPSEITPLVSLLMAEMVEEIGLPKDVFIVATGAGETGAALVERVDGLMFTGSTRTGKKVAARCGERLIPCSLELGGKDPLIVLADADLDRAANLAVFSAMHNTGQTCTSTERVYVEAPVYDEFVAKVTETFKALRVGESTEFGTSDSGALTFPPQLDIVQRHVKDALDKGAKALTGGRIRTGRFFEPTVLVDVEQDMACMREETFGPTMPIMKVESAEEAIRLANDTSYGLQASIFSRDGKRAEQLARQIEAGTVTINDSLANYFALELPMGGWKDSGLGSRHGREGIRKFTRRQSLMRTRMPMKKELHGMPFEPKNFGLIVKMVETLYGRPRGTR, from the coding sequence ATGACTCTCATCGAAGAAGCCGTCGTCACGGCCGGCCCGATCTCCGTCGAGAACCCCTCGACAGGCGAGACGATCCGCCAGGTCCCTTCCTTGAGCGAGGGCGAGGTCGATTCCCTCGTCTACCGCGCCCGCGCAGCCCAACCGGCTTGGGAGGCCTTGGGATTCGCCGGCCGGAGGCGCTACTTCAAGCGGATGCAGAAGTGGCTCCTCGAGCACCGCGAGCAGATCGCGCGACAGATCCACGCCGAGAACGGCAAGTCGATGGAAGAGGCGACCATCGAGGTCGCGTACGGCGTCCTGGCCGCCTCGTTCTGGGCTCGCAAAGCTGAGGCGTACCTCAAGGACGAACACCCGCACACCTCCTCGCCTTTCGCGATCGGACGTCGGCTGACCATCCGCTACGCGCCCCTCGGTGTCATCGGCGTGATCGGGCCGTGGAACAACCCGCTGCTGAACAACTTCGGCGACGTCATCCCCGCCCTGGCCGCCGGCAACGCCGTCATCCTGAAGCCGTCCGAGATCACCCCGCTGGTGTCCCTGCTGATGGCTGAGATGGTCGAGGAGATCGGGCTGCCGAAGGATGTGTTCATCGTGGCCACCGGCGCGGGCGAGACCGGCGCCGCCCTGGTGGAACGCGTGGACGGCCTGATGTTCACCGGCTCGACCCGGACCGGCAAGAAGGTCGCGGCTCGCTGTGGCGAGCGGCTCATCCCCTGCTCACTGGAGCTGGGCGGCAAGGACCCGCTCATCGTCCTCGCCGACGCCGATCTCGACCGCGCCGCGAACCTCGCCGTGTTCAGCGCGATGCACAACACGGGGCAGACCTGTACGTCTACCGAGCGGGTCTACGTCGAGGCTCCCGTCTATGACGAGTTCGTCGCCAAGGTGACCGAGACGTTCAAGGCCCTCCGGGTCGGCGAGTCCACCGAGTTCGGCACCTCCGACTCGGGAGCGCTCACCTTCCCGCCGCAGCTGGACATCGTGCAGCGACATGTGAAGGACGCGCTCGACAAGGGCGCAAAAGCGTTGACAGGCGGGCGAATTCGTACGGGACGCTTCTTCGAGCCCACGGTCCTGGTGGACGTCGAGCAGGACATGGCGTGCATGCGCGAGGAGACGTTCGGACCGACGATGCCGATCATGAAGGTCGAGTCCGCGGAGGAGGCCATCCGGCTCGCCAACGACACGTCGTACGGCCTGCAGGCCTCGATCTTCTCTCGCGACGGCAAGCGTGCCGAGCAGCTGGCGCGGCAGATCGAAGCAGGCACCGTCACCATCAACGACTCCTTGGCGAACTACTTCGCGCTCGAGCTGCCGATGGGCGGCTGGAAGGACTCCGGGCTCGGCTCTCGGCACGGCCGCGAGGGCATCCGCAAGTTCACCCGACGTCAGTCGCTGATGCGCACTCGGATGCCGATGAAGAAGGAGCTGCACGGGATGCCGTTCGAGCCGAAGAACTTCGGCCTCATCGTCAAGATGGTCGAGACGCTGTACGGCCGGCCGCGCGGCACGCGCTAG
- a CDS encoding MFS transporter, translating into MRGWAIVIAYGLMSAMVQVLWLTYAAFTSDAAVHFGVSESAVVWLANVLPLLYIVLGLPSGMLLDRWFRSTLALAGGLTALGACVRLFDGYGPVLAGQLLIAIAQPFVLNAVSKLADAYLPREQRAAGIAVGASSGFVGMLAGLLLGGMLGVDGLTTLHVIGAVGSVAAAVLLAFLLRTPPADGVSETRVTLASLRALVALPSMKLIGSAVFFAFGLFIALTATMEVLLKPHGVDTDSVGLILAAMVVAGIVGSAIIPTRVARLNTQRPVLIATMTIAALGCLALAIAPGELTAWLVAIIVGFPLLASLPIVLELTEQIVGEAGGSTGAAYIYIIGNAGGIVLSLIVDPALDHAAIAFAIFALAAAAAAVIASRLPRTVKAEPVLSA; encoded by the coding sequence ATGCGAGGTTGGGCGATTGTCATCGCGTACGGACTGATGAGTGCCATGGTGCAGGTGCTGTGGCTGACGTACGCCGCGTTCACGTCTGACGCGGCCGTGCACTTCGGGGTGAGCGAGAGCGCCGTGGTCTGGCTGGCCAACGTGCTACCACTCCTCTACATCGTGCTCGGGCTGCCGTCCGGCATGCTGCTCGACCGCTGGTTCCGCAGCACGCTCGCGCTTGCTGGCGGACTGACCGCCCTCGGCGCGTGCGTGCGGCTCTTCGACGGATACGGGCCGGTGCTGGCCGGGCAGCTGCTCATCGCCATCGCTCAGCCGTTCGTCCTCAACGCGGTCTCCAAGCTCGCTGACGCCTACCTGCCCCGTGAGCAGCGGGCTGCTGGTATCGCGGTCGGTGCGAGCTCCGGCTTCGTCGGCATGCTCGCCGGACTCCTGCTGGGCGGGATGCTCGGCGTGGACGGACTGACGACCCTGCACGTCATCGGCGCGGTGGGCTCGGTCGCCGCCGCCGTGCTTCTCGCGTTCCTGCTGAGGACGCCGCCCGCGGACGGTGTCTCGGAGACCCGAGTGACGCTGGCCAGCCTGCGCGCACTGGTCGCTCTGCCGTCGATGAAGCTGATCGGCAGCGCGGTGTTCTTCGCGTTCGGTCTGTTCATCGCGCTCACCGCCACCATGGAGGTGCTGCTCAAGCCGCACGGGGTCGACACCGACTCGGTGGGTCTGATCCTGGCCGCCATGGTCGTCGCGGGCATCGTCGGCTCGGCGATCATCCCCACTCGGGTCGCTCGCCTCAACACCCAGCGACCCGTGCTCATCGCCACCATGACGATCGCCGCGCTCGGTTGTCTCGCTCTCGCGATCGCACCAGGCGAGCTGACGGCCTGGCTGGTCGCCATCATCGTCGGATTCCCTTTGTTGGCAAGCCTGCCCATCGTGCTTGAGCTGACCGAGCAGATCGTCGGAGAGGCCGGCGGCAGCACGGGCGCCGCATACATCTACATCATCGGCAACGCGGGCGGCATCGTCCTCTCCCTCATCGTCGACCCCGCGCTCGACCACGCAGCGATCGCCTTCGCGATCTTCGCCCTCGCAGCTGCGGCAGCCGCAGTCATCGCCTCCCGCCTGCCGCGCACCGTCAAGGCCGAGCCCGTCCTGTCCGCCTGA
- the glmS gene encoding glutamine--fructose-6-phosphate transaminase (isomerizing): MCGIVGYVGAQHAAPLLVEGLSRLEYRGYDSAGIAVLTSGKPRVVRTVGRVRDLEAALPKRMAGTVGIGHTRWATHGPASEENAHPHQSEDGRILVVHNGILDNAAALRERLSADGITLTSDTDTEVLAHLIARSDATTLEDKVIDALRGVTGTYAIGVLSADHPDRVVVARNGSPLVLGIGDREMFIASDVSALVRHTSQVVHLDDGELATVTSSGFQTFTADTASVTKTPETIEMSADELEIGGHQHFMHKEMHEQPETVRRMLTGRLDDRFATARLDGLELEPRDLRAFRRVKILGCGSAYYVGEMGASMIEDLARIPADAEAASEFRYRNPIIEPDTLYVAVSQSGETADTLFAVREIQRKGGRVVGLVNVVGSSIARECDGGVYLHAGPEVAVASTKALTHMAVGFAMLAVALGRVRDLSYADGTRIINALKEIPDQISAILDQEGAIADVAKKIAAAPSLFFIGRVRGFPVAREGAQKFKEISYRHAEAYQASELKHGPLALISEELPTVAIVPRDDLLQRNIGAAHEIAARRGPLLVVTHEDVDLGDLEGERIVVPKSEDELDAILLTIPLQLLAYHAALTLGHDIDRPRNLAKSVTVE; this comes from the coding sequence ATGTGCGGAATCGTTGGATATGTGGGGGCGCAGCATGCGGCTCCGTTGCTGGTCGAGGGCCTGTCGCGGCTGGAGTACCGCGGCTATGACTCGGCCGGCATCGCCGTGCTCACGTCGGGCAAGCCGCGCGTGGTCCGTACGGTCGGTCGCGTCCGTGACCTCGAGGCGGCTTTGCCCAAGCGCATGGCCGGCACGGTCGGCATCGGCCACACGCGCTGGGCCACCCACGGACCGGCAAGCGAGGAGAACGCCCACCCGCACCAGAGCGAGGACGGGCGAATTCTGGTGGTGCACAACGGAATTCTTGACAACGCGGCCGCACTTCGTGAGCGGCTGTCCGCCGATGGCATCACCCTGACGTCGGACACCGACACGGAGGTGCTCGCCCACCTGATCGCCCGCTCCGACGCGACGACGCTCGAGGACAAGGTGATCGACGCGTTGCGAGGCGTCACGGGGACGTACGCGATCGGCGTACTCAGCGCGGACCACCCTGACCGAGTTGTCGTGGCCCGCAACGGTTCTCCGCTCGTCCTCGGCATCGGCGACCGCGAGATGTTCATCGCGAGCGATGTCTCGGCCCTGGTCCGGCACACGAGTCAGGTCGTACACCTCGACGACGGTGAGCTCGCGACGGTGACCTCGTCCGGCTTCCAGACCTTCACTGCAGACACGGCGTCGGTGACGAAAACGCCTGAGACCATTGAGATGTCGGCCGACGAGCTCGAGATCGGTGGGCATCAGCACTTCATGCACAAGGAGATGCACGAGCAGCCCGAGACCGTACGCCGGATGCTCACCGGCCGTCTCGACGACCGGTTCGCGACGGCTCGCCTCGACGGCCTGGAGCTCGAGCCGCGCGACCTGCGGGCGTTCCGGCGGGTCAAGATCCTGGGCTGCGGCTCGGCGTACTACGTCGGCGAGATGGGTGCGTCGATGATCGAGGACCTGGCTCGTATCCCGGCCGATGCCGAGGCGGCGAGCGAGTTCCGCTACCGCAACCCGATCATCGAGCCCGACACGCTCTATGTCGCGGTCAGCCAGTCGGGCGAGACCGCCGACACGTTGTTCGCGGTGCGCGAGATCCAGCGCAAGGGCGGTCGGGTCGTCGGGCTGGTCAACGTGGTTGGCTCCTCGATCGCGCGCGAGTGCGACGGCGGTGTCTACCTGCACGCCGGTCCCGAGGTCGCGGTCGCCTCCACCAAGGCGTTGACGCACATGGCTGTCGGCTTCGCGATGCTGGCCGTTGCGCTCGGGAGAGTCCGCGACCTCTCGTACGCCGACGGCACCCGGATCATCAACGCGCTCAAGGAGATTCCCGACCAGATCAGCGCCATCCTCGACCAGGAGGGCGCCATCGCGGACGTCGCCAAGAAGATCGCCGCGGCGCCGAGCCTGTTCTTCATCGGACGGGTGCGGGGCTTCCCGGTGGCGCGTGAGGGAGCGCAGAAGTTCAAGGAGATCTCCTACCGCCACGCGGAGGCGTACCAGGCGAGCGAGCTCAAGCACGGTCCGCTAGCGCTGATCTCGGAGGAGCTGCCGACGGTCGCGATCGTGCCCCGCGACGATCTGCTCCAGCGCAACATCGGTGCAGCACACGAGATCGCGGCGCGCCGAGGGCCACTGCTGGTCGTGACCCACGAGGACGTGGACCTGGGAGACCTCGAGGGCGAGCGGATCGTCGTACCCAAGTCCGAGGACGAGCTGGACGCGATCCTGCTGACGATCCCGTTGCAGCTGCTGGCATATCACGCAGCGCTCACGCTCGGCCACGACATCGATCGCCCCCGCAACCTCGCCAAGTCCGTCACCGTCGAGTAG